Proteins encoded within one genomic window of Balneolaceae bacterium:
- the rbsK gene encoding ribokinase: MSKIIVVGSSNTDMIVKVPRIPAPGETILGGKFVKAAGGKGANQAVAAARSGGNVTFIANTGNDNFGKEAIEGFQKEGVNTESIFVDEETPSGVALIFVGEDGENSIAVASGANGTLTPSQIGKTEPVIADGNILLAQLETPLETIEQAIKIANKHNVKVILNPAPAQPLSDDLLKRIDILTPNQSEAELLTGIRVEDESSAKKASEKLLSRGVKTVILTLGSEGAFVMSETIQKTIPGFKVNAEDTTAAGDTFNGALAVGVSLGKSIEDAIIWAHAAAALSVTRMGAQPSIPNQKEIQNFISETSN; encoded by the coding sequence ATGAGCAAAATAATTGTCGTCGGTAGTTCCAATACGGATATGATCGTAAAAGTGCCCAGAATTCCTGCACCGGGCGAGACCATTCTTGGCGGAAAATTCGTGAAAGCAGCCGGGGGAAAAGGAGCTAATCAGGCTGTAGCTGCTGCGAGAAGTGGCGGAAATGTGACGTTTATCGCCAACACCGGGAACGACAACTTTGGAAAAGAAGCCATTGAAGGATTCCAAAAAGAGGGCGTCAATACGGAAAGCATTTTTGTTGATGAGGAGACTCCATCTGGCGTAGCGCTTATTTTTGTAGGTGAAGATGGTGAGAACAGCATTGCCGTAGCGTCAGGTGCGAATGGAACGTTGACTCCATCACAAATAGGTAAAACAGAGCCTGTTATAGCCGATGGGAATATCCTTTTAGCTCAACTCGAAACACCTCTTGAAACCATTGAACAAGCGATTAAAATTGCCAATAAACATAATGTTAAAGTGATTCTGAATCCTGCACCGGCTCAACCCCTGAGTGACGACCTTCTCAAGCGAATTGACATCCTTACTCCCAACCAATCAGAAGCCGAACTTTTGACTGGTATTAGAGTTGAGGATGAAAGTTCTGCCAAAAAGGCTTCTGAAAAGCTTCTTTCAAGAGGAGTTAAGACAGTAATCCTTACCCTTGGATCTGAAGGAGCTTTTGTGATGAGTGAAACCATTCAAAAAACAATTCCCGGTTTTAAAGTCAACGCAGAGGATACCACTGCGGCGGGTGATACTTTTAATGGAGCACTTGCAGTTGGTGTATCACTTGGAAAATCAATTGAGGACGCGATTATTTGGGCACATGCAGCGGCTGCTCTTTCTGTTACAAGAATGGGAGCTCAGCCGTCTATTCCAAATCAAAAAGAGATTCAGAATTTTATCTCTGAGACTTCTAATTAG
- a CDS encoding GRP family sugar transporter: MIGLESYPLAVFLLVITMLSWGSWANTQKLVSGDKWPFQLFYWDYSLGIILMALLFGLTIGSLGTVGRGFTEDLLQASAYAILFAMLGGVVFNLANILIVAAIDIAGMAIAFPIGIGIALVEGTIINYIADPTGNAVLIFSGVTLVTIAIIIDAVAYRRLPQQDSSTSTKGIVVSIVGGLLMGLFFYLVQVAIAVDFSNPEVGKMEPFAAVFVFSIGLFLSNFIWNSWAMAKPFSGDKVKYSQYFSDGNTKRHLVGLLGGAIWCIGMVLSNYTSEVAGDAISYGLGQGATMVAAIWGVFIWKEFKDAPKGTNTLLTFMFLFFLVGLGLLIYARVA; encoded by the coding sequence ATGATTGGCTTAGAATCCTACCCACTCGCTGTTTTTCTCTTGGTAATTACAATGTTAAGCTGGGGTTCCTGGGCGAATACCCAAAAACTCGTCAGTGGTGATAAATGGCCATTTCAACTCTTCTACTGGGATTATTCGCTGGGAATTATTCTTATGGCTCTGCTCTTTGGCCTCACCATTGGAAGTCTGGGAACCGTTGGGCGAGGTTTTACCGAAGATCTTCTTCAAGCCTCAGCCTACGCAATTCTCTTTGCAATGCTTGGCGGAGTGGTATTTAACCTGGCAAATATTTTAATCGTAGCCGCTATTGATATTGCCGGTATGGCTATTGCTTTTCCAATCGGAATTGGCATTGCCCTGGTTGAGGGTACAATCATCAACTATATTGCTGACCCTACCGGAAACGCTGTTTTGATTTTTTCCGGCGTTACACTTGTAACCATCGCCATTATCATTGATGCCGTTGCATACCGCCGCCTTCCGCAACAAGATTCGAGCACATCCACGAAAGGAATTGTGGTATCAATTGTGGGTGGTTTATTGATGGGACTCTTTTTCTACCTCGTACAGGTTGCCATTGCCGTTGATTTCAGCAATCCGGAGGTCGGTAAAATGGAACCCTTCGCCGCTGTGTTTGTCTTCTCCATTGGTCTTTTTCTCTCCAATTTTATCTGGAACAGCTGGGCGATGGCCAAACCGTTTTCCGGTGATAAGGTGAAATATTCTCAATACTTCTCGGATGGAAATACAAAACGACATCTCGTGGGCCTGCTGGGCGGAGCCATCTGGTGTATCGGAATGGTTTTATCAAACTATACTTCCGAAGTGGCTGGCGATGCAATCTCTTACGGACTTGGACAAGGAGCTACCATGGTCGCGGCCATCTGGGGAGTCTTCATCTGGAAAGAATTTAAAGATGCACCCAAAGGAACCAATACACTACTGACATTCATGTTCTTATTCTTTTTAGTTGGACTGGGACTTTTGATATATGCGAGAGTTGCTTAA
- a CDS encoding nucleoside hydrolase: protein MKHYLIICTCLLFFANCSQQNDTETAQQNAPTENEQNDLIPIILDTDANNELDDQHAMAYLFFNEDLFNTIGVTVNATYSGGAIDQQVAEAERVMKLTDVMGQIPLLPGANEDFEDIRPTLDQPEYDGHAAVEFIIEEARKPRGQKLVLLPVGKLTNIALALEKAPDIKENVRIVWLGSNYPEPGEYNQENDIPALNYILNQEVPFEIVMVRYGEPSGSDAVRATPAEIEKNMPGAGPEVDPVTGRHGGEFTNFGDYSVNLFSEIDLHGDPPSRALFDMVAVAILKNPNWGEATEIPAPIVDGEDWQERPNNDRSITIWENFDKEAILEDFYSTMRSE from the coding sequence ATGAAGCATTATCTGATAATTTGTACCTGCCTGTTGTTTTTTGCTAATTGTTCACAACAAAATGATACAGAAACTGCTCAACAAAACGCTCCAACGGAAAATGAGCAGAACGACCTGATTCCAATTATACTTGATACGGATGCCAATAATGAACTGGATGATCAGCATGCGATGGCTTATCTGTTTTTTAACGAAGATCTGTTTAACACGATTGGTGTTACAGTGAATGCAACCTATAGCGGAGGTGCTATTGACCAACAGGTGGCAGAAGCTGAACGCGTGATGAAGTTGACTGATGTGATGGGGCAAATTCCACTGCTACCCGGAGCTAATGAAGATTTTGAAGATATTCGGCCAACGCTGGATCAACCTGAGTATGACGGACATGCCGCTGTGGAGTTTATTATTGAAGAAGCTCGAAAACCGAGAGGTCAAAAGCTTGTTTTGTTACCGGTTGGTAAGCTGACTAACATTGCACTTGCCCTGGAAAAAGCGCCGGACATCAAAGAAAATGTTCGGATTGTTTGGTTGGGTTCGAATTATCCTGAGCCCGGTGAATACAACCAGGAAAACGATATTCCGGCACTCAATTACATTCTGAACCAAGAAGTCCCTTTTGAAATTGTAATGGTTCGATATGGAGAACCGAGCGGATCTGACGCGGTCCGTGCAACTCCTGCCGAAATTGAAAAAAACATGCCTGGTGCCGGTCCTGAGGTGGACCCTGTAACTGGTCGCCACGGTGGTGAATTCACTAACTTTGGTGATTACTCGGTAAACCTATTTTCAGAAATTGACCTGCACGGAGATCCGCCATCGCGGGCACTGTTTGATATGGTTGCTGTGGCTATTTTAAAGAATCCGAATTGGGGAGAAGCAACAGAGATTCCTGCACCAATCGTAGATGGAGAAGATTGGCAGGAACGGCCCAACAATGACCGATCCATCACCATCTGGGAAAACTTTGATAAGGAAGCGATTCTCGAAGATTTTTATTCTACGATGAGGAGTGAATGA
- a CDS encoding PQQ-dependent sugar dehydrogenase has product MAYFNDSSIPEWEQSLIAANMKGRALRFLNLSDDGQEITEEHIYFQKEFGRIRDVSTAPDGSIYFSTSNTDWHPRFQPWMYDQLPEGGDRIIRIRALQDGVEIAPSLPVLEENTEPIDLLSENWNHPVDEQEFATGQTLYVRHCQVCHGPEGQGSADMYPPLANTEWVTGDKGRLIRTLLLGLSEPIEVNGEIYNQEMPAFQQLTDQEVADILTYIRNSFGNSAGAVIPGEVFEERKSLSR; this is encoded by the coding sequence TTGGCTTATTTTAATGACTCATCCATTCCCGAGTGGGAACAAAGTTTAATTGCTGCAAACATGAAAGGCAGGGCACTACGTTTTTTGAATTTGAGTGATGACGGGCAGGAGATTACAGAAGAACATATCTATTTTCAGAAAGAGTTTGGGCGGATTCGAGATGTTTCTACAGCTCCCGACGGCAGCATCTATTTTAGCACCAGCAATACCGACTGGCATCCCAGATTTCAACCCTGGATGTACGATCAACTACCAGAGGGTGGCGATCGAATTATTCGAATCAGAGCTCTTCAGGATGGCGTAGAGATCGCCCCATCACTCCCCGTTCTGGAAGAAAACACCGAACCAATCGATCTATTGAGTGAAAACTGGAATCACCCGGTGGATGAGCAGGAATTTGCAACGGGACAAACGTTGTATGTCAGGCATTGCCAGGTTTGTCATGGACCGGAAGGCCAGGGCTCTGCAGATATGTATCCTCCGCTTGCCAACACTGAATGGGTTACCGGTGATAAAGGACGTTTGATACGAACACTGCTTCTTGGACTTTCTGAACCTATTGAAGTAAACGGTGAAATCTATAACCAGGAGATGCCGGCTTTTCAGCAATTAACAGATCAGGAAGTAGCGGATATTCTTACCTATATCAGAAATAGTTTTGGGAACTCCGCTGGTGCTGTTATTCCGGGTGAAGTATTTGAAGAACGGAAAAGTTTGAGCCGATGA
- a CDS encoding PQQ-dependent sugar dehydrogenase, producing the protein MKYISLFFLVGFFAISCNQNDSNKAKPLAYLELENSSLIVEEVADSLGVPWDVDASIAGKLWFTEQSGSVYRLNLETLEQAEVLQIPDLLYKKSYGLLGMAVHPDESSVFLHYTFQSNEDDLQQEVQSRIVRYSFEGDTLINPEILLDSIPGNTYHNGSRLIISPDKKLFFSMGDAGRPDQTQSDSILVGKILRLNLDGSIPDDNPIPGSPIWSRGHRNPQGLAFSDDGLFYSTEHGPNNDDEINLIKKNGNYGWPDVHGFCDEDFEQNYCAEYQIEEPLNRMDSHDCDFRVGLF; encoded by the coding sequence TTGAAATATATTTCTCTTTTCTTTTTGGTCGGATTTTTCGCCATTTCATGTAACCAAAACGATTCAAATAAAGCCAAACCTCTCGCCTACCTCGAACTGGAAAATTCCTCTTTAATTGTTGAAGAAGTAGCCGACAGCCTCGGTGTACCCTGGGATGTGGATGCGTCCATCGCCGGAAAACTTTGGTTTACGGAACAGAGTGGTTCTGTCTATCGCTTGAACCTCGAGACACTTGAACAAGCCGAAGTTCTTCAAATTCCCGATCTGCTCTACAAAAAATCATATGGTTTACTCGGTATGGCCGTTCATCCTGATGAATCATCCGTTTTCCTGCACTACACGTTTCAATCCAATGAAGATGATCTTCAACAGGAAGTTCAATCCCGAATTGTTCGATATTCTTTTGAGGGTGATACACTCATCAACCCTGAAATTTTACTGGATAGTATTCCCGGTAACACCTACCACAACGGTTCCAGATTGATTATTTCTCCTGATAAGAAACTCTTTTTCTCGATGGGAGATGCGGGACGGCCGGATCAAACACAAAGTGATTCAATCCTGGTCGGAAAAATCCTTCGTTTGAATCTGGATGGATCGATTCCCGACGATAATCCCATTCCCGGCAGCCCGATCTGGTCGCGGGGTCATCGAAATCCACAGGGATTGGCTTTCTCTGATGACGGACTGTTCTACAGTACTGAACACGGTCCCAACAACGATGACGAAATCAACCTGATAAAGAAAAACGGAAATTACGGCTGGCCGGATGTTCACGGTTTTTGTGATGAGGACTTTGAACAAAACTATTGTGCCGAATATCAAATAGAAGAACCACTTAATCGCATGGACTCCCACGATTGCGATTTCAGGGTTGGCTTATTTTAA
- a CDS encoding VOC family protein, whose protein sequence is MPSQADYKIPVQTRIGHVHLKVSDIQRSLDFYCGLLGFELMTMYGTDAAFISAGGYHHHIGLNTWHSKNGPPAPRNSAGLFHTAILYPTRKDLAAIFQRLREEEYPLTGASDHGVSEALYLNDPDQNGVELYWDRPKDQWPQKEDGSLQMYTRPLDLKDLLSELD, encoded by the coding sequence ATGCCTTCACAAGCAGACTATAAAATCCCGGTTCAAACACGCATCGGACACGTTCACCTGAAAGTCTCGGACATCCAGCGCTCACTCGATTTTTACTGCGGACTTCTTGGGTTTGAACTGATGACCATGTACGGAACGGACGCGGCTTTCATTTCAGCGGGCGGATACCATCATCATATCGGGTTGAATACATGGCACAGCAAAAACGGTCCGCCTGCTCCTCGAAATTCTGCCGGACTCTTTCATACCGCCATTTTATATCCAACCCGAAAAGATTTAGCAGCTATTTTCCAACGGTTACGTGAAGAAGAATATCCACTGACGGGTGCTTCCGACCATGGTGTTTCCGAAGCTCTTTATCTGAATGATCCAGATCAAAACGGCGTGGAATTGTATTGGGATCGCCCTAAAGATCAGTGGCCTCAAAAAGAGGATGGTTCGCTGCAGATGTACACCCGTCCGCTGGATTTGAAAGATTTGCTGAGTGAATTGGATTGA
- a CDS encoding DUF1801 domain-containing protein — protein sequence MTSFKSQKVADVFNTYPDHVRPKMMHLRQLILDTADESEIVNNLEETLSWSEPSYTTKTGSTVRIDWKKKQPDQYAMYFTCTTSLVDTFRKLYSSKLKFEGNRAIVFDLSDDIPELELKHCISLALTYHKIKHLPMLGV from the coding sequence ATGACGTCATTTAAAAGCCAAAAAGTTGCTGATGTATTCAATACCTACCCGGATCATGTTCGCCCAAAAATGATGCATCTGCGTCAATTGATTCTGGATACAGCAGACGAATCAGAAATTGTGAACAATCTGGAAGAAACTCTCAGTTGGAGTGAGCCAAGCTATACAACAAAAACCGGAAGTACAGTTCGCATTGATTGGAAGAAAAAGCAGCCGGATCAATATGCCATGTATTTCACCTGTACAACAAGCCTGGTCGATACATTCAGGAAACTGTATAGTAGCAAACTCAAATTTGAAGGAAACCGGGCGATTGTTTTTGATTTGTCGGACGACATTCCAGAGCTGGAATTAAAGCATTGTATTTCACTGGCCTTAACGTATCACAAAATTAAACATCTGCCGATGTTGGGTGTTTAA
- a CDS encoding M81 family metallopeptidase: MNKAVLSLFVSLLFLTTISCGSSEENADLPRIAIAGIAIESSTFSPAVTHEEAFKARYGDEVFSYYPFMDEGDDLRERAQWFPTLRGHSIPGGIVTREAYESLVTETLDRLRENLPYDGLFFDIHGAMSVQGIDDPEGDFIKRVREVVGTETLISTSMDLHGNVSRRLAGHSDLITCYRMAPHEDALESKERAVRNLLTRLENGKGKPEYKAWVPVPILLPGEKTSTRVEPAKSLYAKVDPVTEKEGVIDAAIWVGYPWADEPRNHAVVMVTGDNREAVTSSAEMLAQSFWDVRNEFEFIAPTASLEESLDMAIESDVQPFIISDMGDNPTAGGAGDVTWTIRQILERPEFQTEDGPSLIYASIPGPDFIEAAVEAGVGGTVSEYAGARVDDRYSPPILLEGEITAIEHGDEDAETEVVVKIGSVNVIVTKKRKPYHQESDFTNLGLNPRETDIVVVKIGYLVPELYEMREDWIMALTPGGVDQDLHRLEYERIQRPMFPFDEDMEDPDLSARLIPASDEIE; this comes from the coding sequence ATGAATAAAGCAGTTTTATCTCTCTTCGTTTCTCTTCTTTTTCTCACAACGATCTCTTGCGGCTCATCTGAAGAAAATGCAGACCTTCCCAGAATAGCTATCGCCGGAATTGCGATTGAATCGAGTACGTTTTCGCCAGCTGTAACGCATGAAGAAGCTTTTAAAGCACGATATGGCGACGAAGTTTTTTCCTACTACCCGTTTATGGATGAAGGCGATGACCTCCGCGAGCGCGCTCAGTGGTTCCCAACACTTCGCGGACATTCCATTCCCGGTGGAATTGTGACCCGTGAAGCGTATGAATCACTGGTTACAGAAACGCTGGATCGCCTCCGTGAAAACCTGCCGTACGACGGACTCTTTTTTGATATCCACGGCGCGATGAGCGTGCAGGGAATTGATGATCCTGAAGGAGATTTCATCAAACGGGTTCGTGAGGTTGTGGGAACGGAAACACTTATTTCAACCTCGATGGATCTGCACGGAAATGTATCCCGGAGATTAGCCGGTCATTCTGATCTGATTACCTGTTACCGGATGGCTCCTCACGAAGATGCCCTTGAATCCAAAGAACGAGCTGTAAGAAATCTGCTCACCCGGCTCGAAAACGGCAAAGGTAAGCCAGAATACAAGGCATGGGTTCCTGTTCCCATTTTACTGCCCGGTGAAAAAACAAGTACGAGAGTAGAACCCGCGAAAAGCCTGTATGCAAAAGTGGATCCGGTAACAGAAAAAGAAGGAGTGATTGACGCCGCCATTTGGGTGGGCTATCCATGGGCGGATGAACCAAGAAATCATGCCGTTGTGATGGTTACGGGAGATAACAGAGAAGCCGTAACCAGCTCCGCCGAAATGCTGGCACAAAGTTTCTGGGATGTACGAAATGAGTTTGAGTTTATCGCTCCAACCGCCTCACTCGAAGAAAGTTTGGATATGGCGATTGAAAGCGATGTTCAACCGTTTATCATCAGTGATATGGGTGATAATCCCACGGCTGGCGGCGCAGGGGATGTAACCTGGACCATCAGACAAATCCTGGAACGACCTGAGTTTCAGACAGAGGATGGTCCGTCATTGATATACGCTTCTATTCCCGGTCCTGATTTTATTGAAGCCGCTGTTGAAGCCGGAGTCGGTGGTACGGTTAGTGAATATGCAGGTGCCCGGGTTGACGATCGTTACTCCCCTCCTATTTTGCTTGAAGGAGAGATCACTGCAATTGAACACGGCGATGAAGACGCCGAAACGGAAGTGGTCGTGAAAATTGGAAGTGTGAATGTGATTGTCACCAAAAAACGAAAACCGTATCACCAGGAAAGTGATTTTACGAATTTGGGATTGAATCCGCGCGAAACGGATATTGTGGTCGTGAAAATCGGATACCTGGTTCCGGAACTGTATGAGATGAGAGAGGACTGGATTATGGCATTGACTCCGGGTGGTGTTGATCAGGATCTGCACCGGCTGGAGTATGAACGAATCCAACGACCTATGTTTCCCTTTGATGAAGATATGGAAGACCCGGATCTCTCCGCGAGATTAATTCCGGCATCGGATGAAATTGAATAA
- a CDS encoding alpha-L-fucosidase → MKLYKTTKMLTAIGLIFLLINCQSENSTTQQTSQSQTQEQAITEWESQKYSMFIHFGVYSELGGVWNDERVEVGYSEQIRAHGDIPREDFREVASTFNPVNWNPDSVAVLAKNAGMNSIVITAKHHDGFALFDTEYSDFDIIDASPYDRDIIGELAEATREQGLDFGVYFSLIDWDYEHALPISSHNSDSIPPQHHQFNLNQVEELMTEYGPISEIWFDMGKPTLEQSRELKEMVKKHQPNTLVSGRLWNDQGDFVVMGDNVSPDFRMGTLWQTPASMFDETWGYRSWQERGNPKEKAAEKLKELIKVVSNGGNYLLNIGPRGDGSVVEFEKEVLLTIGDWLDKNGEAIYGTTTSPLFEQSWGTVTAKPGRQFLFITDPPESDQITIEGLRSEPTQTYLLSDPSQSLTAIQTGEEYIIDISGLPETDMVNVVVIEYDGELEYVPSNTIALSDDNSYRLTSKNAIDYHSLSGEDYYTTEPTVVEKEWFILNPEKEEFSVLLHYPSDQIGKVLQTIINGNSIEITLDDQTETDSNGNFVKEFGTVELLQNDLNKIELRLAGQSNPHINLDVEGLVIKLQ, encoded by the coding sequence ATGAAACTCTACAAAACCACTAAAATGCTTACTGCCATTGGCTTAATTTTCTTACTGATAAACTGCCAATCAGAAAACTCTACGACTCAACAAACTTCCCAATCCCAAACCCAGGAACAAGCCATCACCGAATGGGAATCTCAAAAATACTCCATGTTCATTCACTTTGGAGTGTATTCAGAACTGGGCGGAGTTTGGAATGATGAACGCGTAGAAGTTGGATACAGCGAACAGATTCGTGCTCATGGCGATATTCCGAGAGAGGATTTTCGGGAAGTGGCCAGCACGTTTAATCCCGTAAACTGGAACCCGGATTCAGTTGCTGTTTTAGCCAAAAATGCCGGGATGAATTCTATCGTGATTACAGCCAAACATCACGACGGATTTGCTTTGTTCGATACCGAATATTCTGATTTTGATATCATCGATGCCTCGCCTTATGACCGTGATATCATCGGCGAACTTGCAGAAGCCACCCGCGAACAGGGACTCGATTTTGGCGTCTACTTCTCCCTCATCGACTGGGATTATGAACACGCTCTGCCGATCTCTTCTCACAACAGCGACTCCATTCCACCGCAACATCATCAGTTTAACCTGAACCAGGTAGAGGAACTGATGACCGAGTACGGTCCCATCTCAGAAATTTGGTTTGATATGGGAAAACCGACACTCGAACAAAGCCGGGAACTGAAAGAGATGGTGAAAAAACATCAGCCCAACACACTTGTCAGCGGACGACTCTGGAACGACCAGGGCGATTTTGTAGTGATGGGCGATAACGTCTCTCCCGATTTCAGAATGGGAACACTCTGGCAAACTCCGGCTTCCATGTTTGATGAAACCTGGGGATACAGATCGTGGCAAGAGCGTGGTAATCCGAAAGAAAAAGCTGCAGAAAAGTTAAAAGAGTTAATCAAGGTCGTCAGTAATGGCGGAAACTACCTGCTGAATATTGGTCCACGAGGCGATGGCAGCGTTGTGGAATTTGAGAAAGAAGTGCTGCTGACCATCGGCGATTGGCTTGATAAAAACGGCGAAGCAATCTACGGTACAACCACCTCTCCCCTTTTTGAACAAAGCTGGGGAACAGTCACAGCTAAACCCGGAAGACAGTTTTTATTTATAACAGATCCGCCCGAGAGTGATCAAATAACGATTGAGGGACTCCGGTCGGAACCCACACAAACTTATCTTCTTTCTGATCCATCTCAATCATTGACCGCAATTCAAACCGGAGAAGAGTACATCATTGATATCAGCGGGCTGCCCGAAACGGATATGGTGAACGTAGTTGTGATTGAATATGACGGGGAGTTGGAGTATGTGCCCTCGAATACAATTGCTCTGTCTGATGACAATTCATACCGGTTGACCTCGAAAAATGCTATCGATTATCACAGCCTGAGCGGGGAGGATTATTACACAACGGAGCCGACCGTTGTTGAAAAAGAGTGGTTCATTTTAAACCCTGAGAAAGAGGAATTTTCTGTTCTACTTCATTACCCATCAGACCAAATCGGAAAGGTTTTACAAACCATAATTAACGGAAATTCCATTGAAATCACTCTGGATGATCAAACCGAAACGGACTCAAACGGAAACTTTGTAAAAGAGTTTGGAACCGTTGAACTATTACAGAATGATCTCAACAAAATAGAATTAAGATTGGCTGGCCAATCAAACCCTCACATAAATTTAGATGTTGAGGGCTTGGTCATCAAGCTACAATAA
- a CDS encoding DUF5615 family PIN-like protein, which produces MSRFLVDVNLPYYFSLWNHDDYIHQADINDTWTDKQIWEYAREENLVIITKDTDFYNSILVSEPPPKVIHLKIGNMRLKEMHSFLNRIWPEVLNLIETNKLVSVYTDRLEGI; this is translated from the coding sequence ATGTCCCGTTTTTTAGTTGATGTTAATCTTCCCTACTATTTTTCACTCTGGAATCATGATGATTATATTCACCAAGCGGATATTAATGATACATGGACTGATAAACAGATTTGGGAATATGCAAGAGAGGAAAACCTGGTTATCATCACAAAAGACACAGATTTTTATAATTCCATATTAGTTTCCGAGCCACCCCCTAAAGTTATTCATTTGAAAATAGGCAATATGCGTTTAAAAGAGATGCATAGCTTCCTAAATCGTATTTGGCCGGAAGTTTTAAACCTGATCGAAACCAACAAATTGGTATCTGTATACACCGACCGTCTTGAGGGAATATAA
- a CDS encoding DUF433 domain-containing protein, with the protein MSNLISKITVDPTICNGKPTIRGKRITVQTILEFLAAGDSQKDLLKAYPSLEPDDIKAALEFASKIMDSTFTVKPVA; encoded by the coding sequence ATGAGTAATTTAATTTCCAAAATAACTGTTGATCCAACGATCTGCAACGGTAAGCCAACTATCCGGGGTAAAAGGATAACTGTACAAACCATTCTGGAATTTTTAGCTGCCGGAGATTCGCAAAAAGACTTGCTAAAGGCTTATCCCTCTTTAGAACCGGATGATATCAAAGCTGCCCTGGAATTCGCCTCAAAAATCATGGACAGCACGTTTACGGTTAAACCCGTGGCGTGA
- a CDS encoding P-II family nitrogen regulator — protein MKLVIAIIRETQLDEVREALIEADIRRITVSRVSGHGKAEDVEIYRGKKVVPGLIPRVRLEIAVNDEFVDITVDTIVKTVKSRYKDKEPGKTTGDGKIFITPLEDCIRISTGERGSEAI, from the coding sequence ATGAAACTTGTCATAGCCATTATTCGGGAAACACAACTGGATGAAGTACGGGAAGCACTCATTGAAGCCGACATCCGGCGAATCACCGTCAGCCGTGTCTCTGGTCACGGTAAAGCGGAGGACGTAGAAATCTACCGGGGAAAGAAAGTAGTTCCTGGATTGATTCCAAGAGTTCGACTGGAAATCGCCGTCAACGATGAATTTGTAGATATTACTGTTGATACAATCGTCAAAACAGTTAAATCACGATACAAAGATAAAGAGCCCGGTAAAACCACGGGAGACGGTAAGATCTTTATCACTCCGCTTGAAGATTGCATTCGGATTAGTACCGGAGAACGAGGGTCGGAGGCGATTTAG